The genome window GCTATATAGAGAGTTTAAGAGTGACCAAGATAGAGCCAGATGATGATACGAGTGTGCTTTTTGGCAGAAATGCCGAGGCTGAAATGCTAAATCAAAAAAGGCTTTCAGAACTTAGCACGCCACTTGAAATTTCAAACTCAGATGTGAGCATTTTGGATGAAAATTTAGATAAAAAAGAGTTTGAAAAATGGGCAAATACGCTAAATATCTCAAGGGATTTGGAGATGAAGATAGGCGCTAAGATCATCTTTACGTCAAATAAATGGGGTGAGTACTATAACGGCGAGCAAGGCAAGATCATGCAAATCTTAAAAGAAAACGGAGTCATTTCAAGCGTGATCGTGAAAAAAGATAGCGGTGAAATTTGCGAGATAGAAAAAGCTGCTTATATATTTAGTTCGTTAAATTTAAACGAAGATGAGATCGAAGAAAATGTGCAGGCATCGCTTTATCAGTTTCCATTTAAACTTGCTTACGCTCTAACTATCCACAAATCTCAAGGAATGAGCATAAACTCGCTCATTTGTAATATCAACCACATTTTTGCCAAAGGACAACTCTACGTCGCACTTTCTCGTGCAGTAAGTCCTAAAAATTTAAAACTTTTTTATGATAAAAAAAGTGATTTTAGGCAGCATTTAAGAAAAGTGGTTAAAATTGACGACGAAGTTAAGAAATTTTACCAAGAAAACGTATTTTTGCATATTAAGGAGAATTTATGAAAAAGCTATTTTTAAGCCTTGCTTTTTGTGTTTTTGCATTTGCAGATGTGCTAAAAGTGAGCGACTTTCAAACAGATATCTACTCAAAAGCTGGACAAAATTTAACAAAAAAGATAAATATGAACCTTGAAGTTGTCGGACGTGATGTTGAAGAAAATGAAGCGTATGTGCTTGATGCTTTAAACATAATAGTTGGTAGCTTTTATGTGGAAGATATTTTAACCTCAATGGGAAAAGAGAAATTTAAAGAGCTTTTCATAAAATACGCAGCCAAAAAGCACTCTCTTGATATCGATGATGTGCTTATTTTAAATATAAAAGTGATAAATAATCTTGAGCTAAGCGAGATTATAAAAGCAATAAAAAGCCAAAATTTATGCTCCGATCCAAGTGTTAATGAAGAGATTGTAACAAAACCAGAAAAGAAGAAAAAAGGCAATGAGATCATCATATCGCCAGATCCAAATGACGTAGTTCAAAAGCCTATCGATCTAAATAACGTTCAAGAATTTGGAAAAGATTTTGGAGAAAAGTGAGTAAATTTGGCTAAAGCTAGCCAAATTTATTGATTTACTATATCGTAACCTTGCGGGATAACCGGAGTTAGCGTCTCTTGTGGTATGAGCGCGTCTTTTACTGGGTTGCTTAGAGTTATTTTTATTTTATTTGAAAGTTTATCTTTATAGTCAATCGTCGTTGGAAGCGTGTTTTTGATAGTTATAAAGTACTCAACTCCGTCATATATCGCTTTGTAAAGTGTTGGTTGAATTTGCTCAGCATGAGCCAAGATTTGCGTCAAATTTGGCGTATCATCAAGCTTTGAAATGATAGCTTGTTCAAGCTCGTCCTCAATCACGATCACACGCTCTTTGTTAAAATAAATTCTCTTTGGCGTTGGACTTTCATATATCCAAAGTGCAGTATTGTCGTTTTTTGCGTAAAATCTACCCTTATAGTTTATGCTTTTGCCTTCGCTAAATACAGTTTGCGTAAAGTCACTTTGAAGACTTTTGAAATTTAAGCCAGCACCAAATGAGCAAACTGCAACGAGAGATGCAACTAGAAATTTTCTCATTTTTTATCCTTTTTTGGCGTATTCTAGCCCAGTTTAATTAAATAAATAGTTAAACTATGCTAAGATCCAAAGTTTAAAAATTTAGGAAGGTAAAATAATGATTTCATCGGTATTTAGAAAGATTTTTGGTACCAAAAACGATAGAGAAGTAAAAAAGTATATAAGACGCGTTGCACAGATAAATGCACTCGAGCCAACTTATGAAAAGATGAGCGACGATGAGCTTAAGATCAAATTTAATGAGCTAAAAGCCCAAGTAGTAGAAGAAAAAGTCACTTTAGATGAAATTTTAAATGATGTTTTTGCGATCGTTAGAGAGGCTAGTAAAAGGGTGCTTAAGATGCGCCATTTTGACGTGCAGCTAATAGGTGGCATGGTGCTAAATGAGGGTAGGATCGCTGAGATGAAGACAGGCGAGGGTAAGACCTTGGTGGCAACTTTGCCAGTTATATTAAACGCGATGAGTGGCAAGGGCGTGCATGTAGTTACCGTAAACGACTACCTTGCAAAGCGTGACGCGACGCAAATGGGCGAGCTTTATAACTTTTTGGGCTTAAGCGTTGATGTGATACTAAGTGGCGGATATGACGATGAAGTAAGACAAGCTGCATATAACGCTGACATAACATACGGCACAAACTCAGAATTTGGCTTTGACTATCTGCGTGATAATATGAAATTTGAAGCTAGCCAAAAGGTGCAAAGAGGCCATAACTTCGTTATCGTGGATGAGGTGGATAGTATCTTGATAGATGAAGCAAGAACACCGCTTATAATCTCTGGTCCAACAAACCGTACGCTTGATGGCTACATAAGAGCTGATCAAGTCGCAAAACAGCTTACTAGAGGCACTCCAGCTGATCCAAATGTGCCAGGCTCAAAGCCAACAGGGGACTTCATAGTTGATGAAAAAAATAGAACGATAATGATCACAGAAGCTGGCATCAGCAAGGCTGAAAAATTATTTGGTGTTGAAAATTTATATAACCTTGAAAACGCTGTGCTAAGCCACCACCTTGATCAAGCTCTAAAGGCTCACAATCTCTTTGAAAAAGACGTTCATTATGTCGTGAAAGATGGCGAGGTTGTCATCGTTGATGAATTTACAGGACGTCTAAGCGAGGGTAGGCGCTTTAGCGAGGGACTTCATCAAGCGCTTGAGGCAAAAGAGGGCGTGAAAATTCAAGAAGAGAGCCAAACGCTTGCTGATACAACATATCAAAACTACTTTAGGATGTATAAAAAGCTTGCAGGCATGACTGGTACGGCTCAGACTGAGGCTACCGAGTTTTCTCAAATTTACAACCTTGAAGTTATCTCGATCCCAACAAATGTGCCAGTTAAGAGGATCGATCAAAACGACCTTATCTATAAAACTCAAAATGAGAAATTTAAAGCTGTCATCGACGAGATCAAAAAGGCTCACGAAAAAGGTCAGCCAGTGCTTGTGGGAACTGCAAGTATCGAGCGTAGTGAGGTGCTTCATGAGATGCTTAAAAAAGCTGGCATCCCACACTCTGTGTTAAATGCTAAAAACCACGAAAAAGAGGCCGAGATAATCGCTCAAGCTGGTGTAAAAGGCGCTGT of Campylobacter concisus contains these proteins:
- a CDS encoding ATP-dependent DNA helicase codes for the protein MKEQILEILSHSNVFLTGGGGVGKSYLTASVIRHYKENFKNVIILGSTGISAVSLGGVSLHSFFKFGYCKDYEELRRFDYHQKDKLSKLRNMLDACDLLVIDEISMVSSDLMEMIRYRLLTSKFKGRVLIVGDFYQLPPVQKEQNENRLFNFLYAFNSSAWEDMKFTNVELLVSKRTNDLKFYEILSRLRVGELDDEIMSYIESLRVTKIEPDDDTSVLFGRNAEAEMLNQKRLSELSTPLEISNSDVSILDENLDKKEFEKWANTLNISRDLEMKIGAKIIFTSNKWGEYYNGEQGKIMQILKENGVISSVIVKKDSGEICEIEKAAYIFSSLNLNEDEIEENVQASLYQFPFKLAYALTIHKSQGMSINSLICNINHIFAKGQLYVALSRAVSPKNLKLFYDKKSDFRQHLRKVVKIDDEVKKFYQENVFLHIKENL
- the lolA gene encoding LolA-like outer membrane lipoprotein chaperone, with the translated sequence MRKFLVASLVAVCSFGAGLNFKSLQSDFTQTVFSEGKSINYKGRFYAKNDNTALWIYESPTPKRIYFNKERVIVIEDELEQAIISKLDDTPNLTQILAHAEQIQPTLYKAIYDGVEYFITIKNTLPTTIDYKDKLSNKIKITLSNPVKDALIPQETLTPVIPQGYDIVNQ